From the genome of Stigmatopora nigra isolate UIUO_SnigA chromosome 2, RoL_Snig_1.1, whole genome shotgun sequence:
TACGGTTCCCTCCTCAGGAAGCCGACTTGGTGACCACGCACGAGTTGGGGCACAACTTTGGAGCTGAGCACGACCCCGACGACGTCCCCTACTGCGCCCCCGGGGACCATCAGGGGGGGAAGTACGTCATGTACCCCATCGCCGTCAGCGGCGACCACCTCAACAATGGGGTGGGTTCCGGACGGACGCAACGGGCGGAGGGGAAGTAGTCCACCCggacggccggccggccggccataGCGTACGTCTTCTCCGGCAGGTCTTCTCCAAGTGCTCCAAGCGTTCCATCGTCAAGCGTCTGCGCTCCAAGGCGGCGTCCTGCTTCAGGGAACGCACCGTCAACGTGTGCGGCAATTCTCGCGTGGAGCCCGGGGAGGAGTGCGACCCCGGCCTGCTGCACTTGACCTCCGACCCTTGCTGCACCGCCGAGTGCCACCTGGCGGAGGGCGCGCGATGCAGGTCAGAGGCCCCTTTCCCCCGTACGGACAAGGGCCGGTGACCCGGCCTAACGTCGACGGCCTCGCAGCGACAGGAACAGCCCGTGTTGCCGCCGTTGCCAGCCGGAGGCGGCGGGAAAGGTCTGCCAGGAGCCCATCGGCGCCACCTGCAAGGGCCGCTCGTACTGCACGGGTCAGTCAGTGGTGGGCCCCCAGACGGTCGGGCGGTCTCCCCGGGCTCACGTCTCCGCGTCCCTCTCAGGCTCCGGCCACGACTGCCCGCCGCCGGAAAACGCCCCGGACGGGACGGCGTGTTTGGACGGCGGGCAGTGTCGGGGGGGCTCGTGCGTTCCTTTCTGCCTGGCCGTCCTTCGGCTGGAGCCTTGCGCCTGCAACGGTAGGCCCTGGGGGGGGGGTTGTCGAGCCCTCGGTGGCCAACGGCGTGGCctattcctcctcctcctcctccttccagAAACGGACGCTTCCTGCAAAGTGTGCTgtcgcggcggcggcgacgacgacgacggcggcgttTGCGTACCTTACCGCCACCCGGAAGGTCACTTTCTCTTCCTGCGCAAGGGCAAACCCTGCACGGTGGGCTTCTGCGACGGCACGGTGAGTGTCGGCAACGGCGGCgtcaacggcggcggcggcgcgccgGGGAGCCGGCGGCGGGTGACGCGCCGTCCCTCCGTCTTCAGGGCAAGTGCATGAAGCAGGTGCAGGACGCGGTGGAGCGACTGTGGGACTTCATCGACAAGCTGGACATGGACACGTTGGCCACCTTCCTGGCCGACAACGTGGTGGGCTCCGTGGTGGCCTTCTCGCTGCTCTTCTGGATCCCGCTGAGCGTGCTTGTGCACTGCGTGGTACGCCGCCCGTCGCGGTGACCGACGTTCCGCTGGCCTCGATCGCCCgtggcttcttctttttttttttttcccccccttataCACTTCAGGACAAGAAGGTGGAGCGGCAGTTCCAGCAGAAGGCCAAGTCCTTCCTGTTTCCCAGCGTGAGTCCACCGCCTTTCCACGCCGGCCCGGGCGCTCCGGTCTTGAGCGCCCGCACCTCTCCCTCCCCAGAACGCAGAAGTGGCCGGCCGGACCCCGGAGTCGGCTTCCGTGCGGATCGTCAAGGCGGCCGACGCCCGCTTCCGGCCGTGCGAAGCCCCGGAGCGCGGGGGCGTGGACGAAGCCTCGCTGCGAGCGGCTTTCGGGCGCCCCCGGAGGTCGGCGGCGGCCCGTTCCTTCGAGGACTTGACCCGGCCGAGCCGCGTCCACGGCGGGGAGACGCCGTGCTGACGGCGTCGGGGTCCGCTCCCAAATAAACTGGGTCTGGGTGAGGGCTCGTGCCGGGGCGTGAGCCGAGCGGCGCCTCCTCCCGGAAGGACGCCGCCGGGGACGGCTCCCCGAAATGTGGGCGTCGGGGTTTCTCTCGGCGGTGAGCGCTTTCTTTGTCCCGGGGCTCTTTGTGCAATAATAAAAAGAGgcggcggacggacggacggacggaccgtGGTTAAAGCGGCGCAGTGGCCCGTCGGTCCCCCGTCACGCTAACAAACGAGCGAGTCTCTCTGTTGACTTTCCTGACTTTATTTTAAGAAAGCAAATAGAAAAGAAGAAGGAAGACGTCCGGTCAGCACACGTGGTTGAGGGCGTCGTAGAGCCGGTGGACGGCCATCTCCAGCATGTCCCTGAGAGACTCGTCCTCGGGGCAAGACACCTCCTGCGGGGAAGGCGGCGTTAGCCCAAAAAGTCTGCCGGCGGCGGCGCCCGGCGGCCACGGGGACCTAGGCAGATACTCACGCGGGTCTCGGGGTCCACGTGAGCCAAGGCCCCGTCCACGCTCACCGTCACTTTGTCGCCCTCTTTAAGTTGGACGCAGTCTTCCCCGAACATGTCGCTGCGGGCACGCGGCAGATTTAAAATTGGGGACCATTAGCGGAAACTAAGACCCGGCCAGGCATCGAGGGGGTCGTgggggggggaggaggaggaggagcgacTAAAGCCGGGCTTTTCCACCAGAGCAAAAGTTGGTAACAAGTGTGCACTCACTGCAGCATGAGTTCCAGGCGTTCCACAAAGACTTCCTGCTCAAAGGTTTCGGGCCGCGCGTCCAGGACTGGAAAGACAAGTCGGAGGTGAAAGGTCAAGCGGGACACAAAAGCCTGCTCGCTGCCCGCCCCTCACTGACTCTTCTGAGCGTTGGGGTTGGACTGGACCTCCAGAACCACCGTGGTCACCACGTCGGCGTACATGTCGTTCAAGGGGTTGGCCAGCCACTGTGGGCAGAGAGCACAAAGCCTTGTTAATGGGCGGCTCCTTCAaaacacgccccccccccccccccccaacccaccTCCAGCAGCACCATGCCGGCTTCGTAAACCAGCGTGATGCTCTTGAAGACGCGCACGGTGATCTTGTCGGCGGGCTCCACCTGCTCCACGTCGCCTGAAGCCGCCGCAGGTGGACGGTCCGCGTGAGAGGAGgaaaaagggggtggggggtggggggggtttgTTTGTTAGGGCACGCCATAACCCGACGGACCCTTTGCGCCTGGACCTTACCCGTGAGACATCGGAGTTGGCTGACCAGCAGCGAGATGGGCCCCGTGTACGGGATGGCCTGCGTCTGCGTGATGGTGCCCACGCTCAGATCCGTGTACTCTGGAAGGACATGCGGGGTGGGTGTCTGGGGTGTCAGTTTCGCCAGGCTTCTCTCGGGTGGGCGCGCCGACGCCCACCCGAGAGGTCCGAGGGCGTGAGGAGGTGATAGTTGAAGTTTTTCTTGACCAGGATTCCCGACACCCTCTGGCCTTGCACGCACGCCTTGTCCGCCAGCGAGCCCATCACCTGCCACCCGACGACAGTTAGAGGGTCGTCGGCAGAGGGTCGCCAACGTCGGCAGAGGGTCGCCAGGGTCGGCAGAGGGTCGCCAGGGTCGCCAACGTCAGCGACGACACCTACCTTGGCCAGTTTCTCCCCTCGGAAGTTGAGCGCCACCACCTCCGTGTTTCTGGGGTTGTGCACTTCGATGTGGACCTGCTCGTTGTCCTCGTACTCGCGGATCAGCGCCGCCTTCAGTCGCGCCATCTCGTTCTGCTCGCCGTGGACCAGgatctgggggggggggggcgttggTACGGGGTCTCGGCACGACCTGGGCTTGAccgtgggagggagggagggggacggCGGCTTACCACGTGCGGAGGCTTGAGCGCTCGGATGAACTCGCTGGTCTGCCGGTAGTCGGTGTGCGCCGAGAAGGAGATGTAGTCCACCGACATCTTCAGGGGAAGCTTTTGACCCGACATGGTGCTGATCTCTTCCGGCTCCGTCATGATGTGCTGAAAGTGAGGGCCGGGTGAGGGCCGGGTGAGGTCCGGGTGACGGCGGGTGACGGCGGGTGACTTTTGCTCCACCCACCTTGGCCAGCGTTCCCTCCACGCAATATCCGGCGATGATGACGCCGTTCCGCTTGTCGGTGCACCAACTCTCAAAGAGCTCGCGCGACAGACCGCTCTGCATCATGCCGGGAGACGCCATCACCACGCTGGGCCCGATGTCGTCAAAGTGGTCCATGCTCTGTTTTGGTGCGGCGACGTGGTTGGTGCGGCGGCCCGTGACGGCGAGCGGCCCCGACGGCGAGGCGGCCCCGACGGCGAGGCGGCCCCGACGGCGAGGCGCCCCCGACGGCGAGGCGGCCCCGACGGCGAGGCGGCCCCGACGGCGAGGCGGCCCCGACGGCGAGCGGCTCCGTACCTTGAGGTTGCTTATGTGCTTAAAGACAAAAGGGTTGTTGACGTTGATGGCCTTGCGGATCTTGTCGTTCATGGCGTTGATGTACGTCTGGTAGACGGCCATGCACTTGCGGGCCAGCGACGAGGCGTAGTAGATGGGGATGTCGTGAAGTTCCGGGTGGTTCTGCCAGTACTCGTCTGCGGGGGAGCCAGTCCGTCAAAACAGGAGGACGTTCcaccacgccgccgccgccatccgGTCTTTCCACCCACCCAAGATCAGCAGCAGCTCCTGCGCCCGTCCCAGCGCAAAGACGGGAATCAAACAGCGTCCCTCTCGGTTGACGATGTCGTGCACCGTGTTGCAGAAGCGGGCCTCGCGCTCCTCGCGCTTCTCGTGGATGTGCGTCCCATACGTGGATTCCTGAAACGCGCCGTTAGCAAGGCGTCAGCCGTGCCAGCACGGCGTCAAacccacgcacgcacgcgcccACCGTGATGAGGATGTCGGGCTTGACGCTGGGGATTTCGGCCGCCATCAAGTGGCGGTCCTCCTGCCGCGAGAAGTCGCCCGTGTACAGCAACTGGACGGACGCAGACAGGTGCGCTCAGACTTGACCGCGGCCCCGGCGGCCAGACGCTCGCTCACCTTGACGCCGGCGATCTCGATCATGAACATGGCGGCGCCCAGTACGTGACCGGCGTGGTAGCACCAGAACTTGACGCCGGCCACCTCCCTGACCTCGTGGAAGTTGATGGTCTCGATCTTCTCCATGCTGTCCTCCAGGTCGCTCTCCGTGTACAGCATGTCGTCGGCGGAGATGTTGCTGGAGGCGGCGGCGTGTTGGGGGCACGCCCGGTTACTACCGGCGTCGAGGCCGGCTCCGCGGACCGGAGCACCCACCTGACTTTGACGTAGTCCGAGAGCAACCAGCGGTAGATGGCCTTGGTGGCGTGCGTCATGAAGGTGCGGCCCTTGAAGCTGGTCTTCTGCAGGAACCAGGGCAGCGCGCCGCAGTGATCCAGATGGAAGCTAGTGCCcggaaagaaaaaacatgtacagACGCGCCAGCGGCGACGACCACGACACCGACGAGGACGACCAACGAGACCCACTGGCTGATAAGAAGCAGGTCGATCTCGGCCGGGTCGATCAGGTCGATGTACGGCAGCGCGTCCATGCCCTCCAGGCCCGGGTGGATGCCGCAGTCCAGCTTTGGTTGCACGAGACGCCGGGAGGCCGTGGTCGGTTAGCCACGCCTGGGCTTGGCCCAGAGCTGCTCCACCCGCCcgagtccgtccgtccgtcactTGCTTACTTACTTACCATGATTTTGCGCCCTTTGAACTCCAGGATGATGCAGGATCTTCCCACCTCTTGGCCTGCCCCGCTAAACACAAAGTACAGCAATTGCTCACTGCACGGAACATATTCACTATGCAAACAccgtatgtgtgtgcatgcgagTTTTTAGGTTAGGTGAGAACTAACGTTTTCCCAATCTCTGACATGGAGCCCACCAAAGCACCACGAGAGAtgccagggggaaaaaaacaattgcaacaTTATCATCGAATTGAAGGAAATAATAGGACGTAGTTCGGCGGGAtggtgatggggggggggggggggggcgtttacAAACAAAGAAGGAAAAGTGGAGTACTCACAGCGGACGAATTAGCAACTGGTCACTTTCCTCCGCGGGCACCGCCGCCGTCTCACATTTACGTTTGCTTGTCATGTTTGGCTGGAGAAAGATAGGTTACGAGTCCACGGCGAACGTCTCGCGGCAAACGTCTCGCGGCAAACGTCTCGCGTCGCACGGCACGGCGACTTTGGAGAGTTACTTCCGCCTCTTTCTCCTTCTTCGTTGCGGTGGAAAGGGCAGCACTTGGAACGTCACAGACATTCGATCGCTCTCTGTCGGCCACAAGTGCGTACAACATAGGTGCTCCCTCGTTTGGAAGTATTAGTACTTGACTGATTTATTTGCTAAAGGGATATTACATACGAATGAACATATACGCGTTCATGTTAACCAAGGCTCATTGTCGTCTTTAGGCCGTTGTGTGGGCTAAAGTGCTGgctgtaaaaaaaacttgtctaAATGGCGGCCGACGAATGCGGAATGTCTTCCATCAAACCACTCGTTGCCTCAGTAGATTCTTTTATTGTTTGTCCTCAttacaaagtgttttttttttctcctggtgattctggtcaaaaaaaaaaaaaaaggaaaacagtaGTGTTGACCTGACCTCGGGAGATCAGAGGTTAAGAGCCAGATGAACGACAAAACAATGTGCAACTCGAgatacagtgttttttttcttcttcttttttttcttggtcagACGGGAAGTGGTCCGATGAGTACAAATTAGCAATGGGCGGCCCGCGTGGGCGGCCCGCGTGGGCACCGTGTTTCCTAGCGACCCCCAGGcttaaaagcaaaataaaagcagGAAGCCCATTTACTCGTTCAAACCGCCACAATAAAAGGAGACTAAAATGGAAAAGCAAACTGCGACAGGCGCGCGCGCGCCTTTTCTTTGCGGGGCGTCTGGTGAGCCCGGGCCGATTCGGGGACCGGCCCGGGGCCAACTCCCACCCAAAATTCAATCGGCCGAGGCGTCGGAAGACAGATCCACGCCGTACTCGGCGCCGGACGCGGACTCCCGCTCCGCCTCGTGCTCCGCGTCCTGGGCGGTGGCCGCCGGCGAAGCTCCGCCCCCAAAGTCTAGGggcaatataataataataaaaaaggtcGCCCCGTTGGTAAGTGTGGCTCGCCGGGAAGGAAGAGACTCACCCGAGGCCGTGCGCGTCATGTGCGTCTTGCTGCGTTGATGGCGGGAGATGCCGGACAGAGGGCGGGGCCTCTCTTTGGCCGCCTCCTCTTGCGACGCCGACAACACCCCCTGCAAAGGCGCCAAACGCACGCGTCATGTCACCTCTTCTAATTATGTTCATTGTCTAgtcaaatgtaaaatgtttatcaaaatttgtttagaaaaaaaatcctatattCAAAAAGGAAAACCACTGGGTGAGGTCACAGAAAGGAGCGGGGGCGGGGGGACGGTgagaggaagggaggaagggaggaaggggTGCCATGCGTGCATGCGTGCATACCCGTCCCACAGAGGAGATGGagggagaggaagaggaggaggaagaaggctGCAGGAGGCTCTgctgggaggaggaggaggaggccgagTCTTTCAGCAAGAAGACGCCGGCCGACGACGTCGTCATGTGATACACGTGCTCAAAGTTGGAGGGCGAGGAGATGAGGGTGTGGCGAAAGTACGACGACGAAGGGGAGGGAGACGGGGAGGGGGGGGCCGCCGCcgacgacgccgccgccgacgccTCGCCGACCTGGGCCGGGCCAGAGCACAGCAGAGGAGAGGCGCTCAGTTCGTGGGGATGCGGGAAGGAAGCATGGCATGCGGGGCGCGCCCAGCCacgaggggggagggggggagaggagaCACTCACCAGGGGGAGGTCCATGAGAACCTGCATGCCGTCGCCCGGGCCCATGTGGGCCACGTGGTTAAAGTTGGTGGGGTTGGAGATCATCTTGGACCTCAGTTCCGGATCTCGCAGCATCTCCctggagagggagggagggagggaggaaggaaggaaggaaggaccaCCGCATGTTGAGTGagtgaaggagggagggaggcaagGAACGCCGGGGGAggaggccccccccccccccccccccccccgccgaGGGCCACCTGCGCTGCTGAAGTCTCTCCTCCTCGGAAACTTTGAAGAGGAACTTCCTCTTGCTGCGGGTGCGAACCATCAGCTTCCTGCTGTGCTCCGAGGTCTCCGGGATGGTCAGGTCCCCCTCTGCCCCACCGCCCgcccaaaacaaacataaaggaGACGTCGGccacgcggcggcggcgccggcggcccACGGACGGCGGCCTTACCCGACGAGGCGTTGCTGAAGTAGATCAGGCGCGGCGCTTCCGACGTCAGCAGGTTGAGCGTCCCCTCCGCGTTCAGGGGGCGGATCTGAGGAAGTTCGCGTTTGAGGAAGGGCGCCGGCCGGGGAGGACGCCCGGGAGGACGCCCGGGAGGACGCCCGGGAGGGGCGTCCACGTCGTCCTCACCTTGCGCAGGGAGATGGTCTGCACCCACTCGGCCGTCTGGATGTCAAAGACGTCCACGCCGTATTCGCTGTAGACGGTCAGGTGGGAGGAGTTGGAACCTAAGGAACGGACGGGGTTCCAGTTGCGTATTTTGAAAAAAGGTGGCCGCCACCTGGGCCGGGGCCACCTGCGCCGGGGCCACTTACTGCAGGCCAACGGCGTGGCGGGCCACATGAGCTCCTGGGCCCGCGAGCGGCGTCCCCGCCCGTCCACAAAGACGCCCAGCTGACTGAAGCAGAGCAGGGCCTCGTCGGCGCCCACCTCGGCGGCGTGCAGGGCGTCCAGGGGCTGCTGGGCCAGGAAGGCCAGCGAGGGGTCGGCCGGGCTGACCAGCCCCACGGGCGAGGCCTCGCCCTGCAGGGCCAGCAGGGCGAAGCCCGACGGGTAGCCCACGCACAGACGCTGGCGCAGCATCCCCAGCCACTGCACCGTGCCCGGGGCCTGCACCTCCCACAGCCGCTTGTAGTGGGGTCTGCTGGCCGTCATCTCGAAGCacatgacctgtggggagggagGAAAAGGGTTTGCGGTGGGTTAGCAACGCAAGTCCGAGCCCCGGCCCCGGCCCTCGCTCACCCACCTGCCGCTTGACGCCCGCCAGGAGGCAGGCGGCTCCGCCCGGCCGCAGGGTGCCGGCGGTCAGGGCCTGGCAGCCTTTGGTCTCGCTCAGCTTGACGTCGAAAGCCGCGTCGCTGCCGTCCAGCAGGCCCCACGGGTGCAGGTGAACCGTGCGGTTCCGCCCGCACAGCAGCGCCAAGATCCCGGCCTTGGGCATCAGCTCCATCTGGTGGACTTTCTTGCTGTCGGCCGCACGCACGATCActtgggagggagggagagagggaggtcAAAGGGACTAAAAGTCACTGGGGCCCACGGGGGCGTCCGTCCACTCACCGTCTCTGGTCACCTCCACCACAAAGAGTCCGTCCTCGGTCCCCAGGGCGATGCGCTCCCGGTCTGCGGACGGAGGACAAAAAGCTTGAGGGCCCGCCCACCGCGTCTCTCGGAGGctttttggaggggggggggggggggtcgtcaCGTACCGAGCACGGCTCCGGACAGCGTGCTCTTGATGATGGGCAGCGAGGCGTCGTAGGCCTCGTGCAAGACGTGGACCTGCTGGCTCTTGAGCGAGTTCTTGGCCATGATGCTCTGGAGACCTTCCAGGATGCGCACCCACTTCCTCTTCTCCGCCTCGTTCTCGGCCAGAACCAGGAGGGACACGCAGCACAGCAGCGAGCTCAGCTGGGACGAGGTCACCTTCGAGGAGGAGGGAGCGAGCGCGTCAGCACGCCGTTGCCGCtgcgcccgccgccgccccccccGCACAAAGCCTCCTACCCGAAAGATGCAGGGAACGTCCTTCCTGTTGGCGTGGATGACATCCGAGGCCAAGACCGAACTGACCGAGAACTCTTCGTCCCTGCCGAAAGGGGGGTTGGGCGGAGCCGGCGTGACCCGGGCCCCCCCCGGTCCGGAGGGACACCTTACCTGAGATCCAGAACCAGACTGGCCGCCACCCCGGGTTGGGTGCTCTTCCCCTCGGGGACGTCGTAAAGAAAAAGTTTGCAGTCCGACACCACGGCGAAGGCTCGCTGCCAGCCTTTCTTCACGCCGCTGGGCTTGGGAAtctgggggcggggcggggGGGAATAAAAGGGCGGACGCTCAGAGCCCGCCAGCCCACCCGCCGCACGTTGCTTTTCGCACGGCGGGTGAGGAAGAGGGCGCCCCGCCTACCCTGACGTATCCTTTGTAGGCGGTGCCGATGCCCCTGTGGACGTCCAGGCCCTGCGGCCGCTTGGCCTGCTCGGCCGGGACGGGGCACGCCAGCGGCGCGTGCTCCTTGCAGCCCACGTGGCATATGAAGGAGCAGACTGGGGAGGGACAGGGGGGGGGTGAGAACGGGTCCGTCTGGCGGCGGGCGGGGGCGGGGCCTTACCTTCGCAGGCGTAGCCCTGTCGCATCAGCCCCACCATGAGAGACGTGCAGTGGGTGCACTGCGTGGGACTGGAGAAGGTCTTGACGCTCAGCTGGTGCGCTCGAGGCTGCAAAGGCCCCGATGCCCGCGTCAGTCGCCGAGCGCTCCTCCTCGCAAAAGCGGCGGCGTACCTTGGGCGCGCTCCCCGATGGACTCTGGTAGCCGGGGGAGGGGGCGGCCGCCACCGACTTGGCGTCCTGTGGGCCGAGGGTTAGTGTTAAGGTTCGCTTCTGGCGGCGGCACGCAGAAGGACCGCGCCGGACTCGCCTCGTTGTCCGACGCCGACGAGGGGGGGGTGCTCGAGCACCCGGCGGGGACGGCTTCCGGGTCGCCACTCTGCGGGACACACGCGTGGCGTCACTTGACTATTGGACGGACGGAGAACCTGGTTCTCTCTCTGGGCCTGACGTGGCCCCAAAAGCCCCCAAACGGATGCGTTTTTGGACTCACCCTAAAAGTCAGGTCCGGCGCCAGGGGAGAGGTGTTGAAGTATTCAAAGATGGCGTCCTGGAAGTCCGGGAGGTTGAGCGCTGCAAAGAGGAGCTCGGAGGTCAAAGTCCGggtaggaggaggaggggggggagaagagggggaggaggaggcccGGGCCTCCCTCACCTTTGTCCGCTCGCCAATGGCCGTCCTCCATTTCCTTCTTCAGGGTCTCCATCTGCGAGGCCATCTGGCTGCTCCGCTCTTCAGAGTCCTTCAGCTTGCTGCGTGGGACGCCCggtaggaataaaaaaaaaaaaaaaaagcacagcgGCGTGAGCGTCCGGCGCCAGCCAGCCAGCGGGGGTCGCCGTGCCCTCCCGCCCGCGAGCGCCCACCTCTCCAGCGAGACGTTGGCGGCTTTCATCTTGCGCAGCTCCTGGTGGACCATCTGCTTGGCTCGGATCTCGGCGTCCAGGGCCGACTGAAGCTCCAGACGGGCCGACATGTCCAACTTCTGACTGCGACGCACCTTCCACAGGGGGTCCTGGCGAGCGGAAGGACGGAGCGGAAGGACGGAGCGGAAGGACGGAGCGCTCGTCGCCGACACGGCCTTACCAGGGTTCTGCTCCCCAGGTTGGAGGCACGCAGCGTCTCCAACTCCTCCGTCATCTTGGTGGCCAAGGCTTGCAGGTAACCGCGAGCGTCTTTCTCGTCGCTGACCCTGAAAGCGCAGGTGCGTCCGCTCAGAGCGATGGGGCCCACCCGAGCACGCACGCCCGCACGCCCGCCCCCGCGGCAATCAGGCTCACCACTGAATGATCTCGGCGATCTGAGCTTCCCAGTGAGCCACGCTCTCCTTCTTGGACGACACGTCGCGGAGGTCTTCTTCCAGCTGCCGGTTCTGAGCGCTCAGCGTGTCCACGAAGGAGCACAACTGGCGGAGGCCAAGGGGGGGAGGGGAAGCGTCACCCGGACATCCGGCCGGCGCGCGGTCTCGGCGCCGCCCACGCCCCTCCAGACCCACCTTGTCGCTTTCGGCCACCAGTTTGCGGTTTTCTTCCATCAGGAGGTTCTTCTCTCGCTCGTGTTTGTCCCGGCTGACGGCCGCCGCGTCGTCCAGCTCCGTTCGTCTGAGGGAAGAAAGGCGGCTCGGGGAAGCGTCCGACCCGATTGAGCCACCCGGCTGGCCACCCGGCTGGCCACCCGGCTGGCCACCCGGCTGGCCACCCGGCTGGCCACCTACCTTTCCCTCTTTTCCTTGTCCAGCTTGTCTTTGAGCTGGGCGATCTCCTTGTTGGCGGCCAAGTGCAAAGCCTCCGAGTCGCGCAGGTCCTTGCGCAGCTTTTTCATCTCAGAGTCCCTCCTGAGCATCTCCTCCTCGTAGAAGAGCACCTTCTTGTCGGGCTGGGCCGCGGGCCCGGACGGCTCGCGGCCAGACTCGGCCCCCTCCGCCGCCCCCCGTCCCTGCCGAGGAGGAGAGCGGGTAGGCGGGCCGGCCCGAGAGGTCCCGGAGACCCCGCCCGGCCGGTCggtcgtccgtccgtccgccaaCCTTGAGGCGGTGGAGCTCGGCCTCCAGTTGTTTGGCGTAGAGCTCGCCGCGCTCCTTCAGCTTCTTCTCCTTGGAAGCTTCCGCCGCGGCTTCGTCCAGCTGAGCCTCCAGCTGAGGGGAGAA
Proteins encoded in this window:
- the cdc42bpb gene encoding serine/threonine-protein kinase MRCK beta isoform X2, encoding MSSSSEPEPASERLKRLDEMLLGRSPAGCLSVETLLDLLVCVHSECSNCALKREKHVTDFLDWVKPFTSAVKELRLRRDDFEMLKVIGRGAFGEVAVVKMKQTERVYAMKILNKWEMLKRAETACFREERDVLVRGDSQWITTLHFAFQDENYLYLVMDYYVGGDLLTLLSKFEDRLPEDMAKFYVAEMVLAVHSVHRRRYIHRDIKPDNVLLELNGHVRLADFGSCLRMLEDGTVQSSVAVGTPDYISPEILQAMEDGMGRYGPECDWWSLGVCVYEMLYGETPFYAESLVETYGKIMNHEERFQFPENVNDVSDSAKDLIGRLLCPRQRRLGSNGIADFKAHPFFSGIDWDNIRSAEAPYIPDVSSPTDTSNFDVDDDVLKNPEGGPPMSHSAFTGQHLPFVGFTYTTGSRFSDRGDGGGVGGVGGEEAGDVETFQKRIRSLEREKRELNRRLQESTDGPRGPPAGTSGRDREIKKLNEEVERLKKKLADSDRLEHQLEEAVTLRQDFDGSAAKLKNLDSQVKTLRQEKEDAHKQMLEAQERLKSQSKELKEAHSQRRLALQEFSELSERMADTRSSRQRLSRQLRDKEEETDSLLQKVELMKQDVRKTERSRKELEAQLDEAAAEASKEKKLKERGELYAKQLEAELHRLKGRGAAEGAESGREPSGPAAQPDKKVLFYEEEMLRRDSEMKKLRKDLRDSEALHLAANKEIAQLKDKLDKEKRERRTELDDAAAVSRDKHEREKNLLMEENRKLVAESDKLCSFVDTLSAQNRQLEEDLRDVSSKKESVAHWEAQIAEIIQWVSDEKDARGYLQALATKMTEELETLRASNLGSRTLDPLWKVRRSQKLDMSARLELQSALDAEIRAKQMVHQELRKMKAANVSLESKLKDSEERSSQMASQMETLKKEMEDGHWRADKALNLPDFQDAIFEYFNTSPLAPDLTFRSGDPEAVPAGCSSTPPSSASDNEDAKSVAAAPSPGYQSPSGSAPKPRAHQLSVKTFSSPTQCTHCTSLMVGLMRQGYACEVCSFICHVGCKEHAPLACPVPAEQAKRPQGLDVHRGIGTAYKGYVRIPKPSGVKKGWQRAFAVVSDCKLFLYDVPEGKSTQPGVAASLVLDLRDEEFSVSSVLASDVIHANRKDVPCIFRVTSSQLSSLLCCVSLLVLAENEAEKRKWVRILEGLQSIMAKNSLKSQQVHVLHEAYDASLPIIKSTLSGAVLDRERIALGTEDGLFVVEVTRDVIVRAADSKKVHQMELMPKAGILALLCGRNRTVHLHPWGLLDGSDAAFDVKLSETKGCQALTAGTLRPGGAACLLAGVKRQVMCFEMTASRPHYKRLWEVQAPGTVQWLGMLRQRLCVGYPSGFALLALQGEASPVGLVSPADPSLAFLAQQPLDALHAAEVGADEALLCFSQLGVFVDGRGRRSRAQELMWPATPLACSSNSSHLTVYSEYGVDVFDIQTAEWVQTISLRKIRPLNAEGTLNLLTSEAPRLIYFSNASSEGDLTIPETSEHSRKLMVRTRSKRKFLFKVSEEERLQQRREMLRDPELRSKMISNPTNFNHVAHMGPGDGMQVLMDLPLGVLSASQEEAAKERPRPLSGISRHQRSKTHMTRTASDFGGGASPAATAQDAEHEAERESASGAEYGVDLSSDASAD
- the cdc42bpb gene encoding serine/threonine-protein kinase MRCK beta isoform X1; the protein is MSSSSEPEPASERLKRLDEMLLGRSPAGCLSVETLLDLLVCVHSECSNCALKREKHVTDFLDWVKPFTSAVKELRLRRDDFEMLKVIGRGAFGEVAVVKMKQTERVYAMKILNKWEMLKRAETACFREERDVLVRGDSQWITTLHFAFQDENYLYLVMDYYVGGDLLTLLSKFEDRLPEDMAKFYVAEMVLAVHSVHRRRYIHRDIKPDNVLLELNGHVRLADFGSCLRMLEDGTVQSSVAVGTPDYISPEILQAMEDGMGRYGPECDWWSLGVCVYEMLYGETPFYAESLVETYGKIMNHEERFQFPENVNDVSDSAKDLIGRLLCPRQRRLGSNGIADFKAHPFFSGIDWDNIRSAEAPYIPDVSSPTDTSNFDVDDDVLKNPEGGPPMSHSAFTGQHLPFVGFTYTTGSRFSDRGDGGGVGGVGGEEAGDVETFQKRIRSLEREKRELNRRLQESTDGPRGPPAGTSGRDREIKKLNEEVERLKKKLADSDRLEHQLEEAVTLRQDFDGSAAKLKNLDSQVKTLRQEKEDAHKQMLEAQERLKSQSKELKEAHSQRRLALQEFSELSERMADTRSSRQRLSRQLRDKEEETDSLLQKVELMKQDVRKTERSRKELEAQLDEAAAEASKEKKLKERGELYAKQLEAELHRLKGRGAAEGAESGREPSGPAAQPDKKVLFYEEEMLRRDSEMKKLRKDLRDSEALHLAANKEIAQLKDKLDKEKRERRTELDDAAAVSRDKHEREKNLLMEENRKLVAESDKLCSFVDTLSAQNRQLEEDLRDVSSKKESVAHWEAQIAEIIQWVSDEKDARGYLQALATKMTEELETLRASNLGSRTLDPLWKVRRSQKLDMSARLELQSALDAEIRAKQMVHQELRKMKAANVSLESKLKDSEERSSQMASQMETLKKEMEDGHWRADKALNLPDFQDAIFEYFNTSPLAPDLTFRSGDPEAVPAGCSSTPPSSASDNEDAKSVAAAPSPGYQSPSGSAPKPRAHQLSVKTFSSPTQCTHCTSLMVGLMRQGYACEVCSFICHVGCKEHAPLACPVPAEQAKRPQGLDVHRGIGTAYKGYVRIPKPSGVKKGWQRAFAVVSDCKLFLYDVPEGKSTQPGVAASLVLDLRDEEFSVSSVLASDVIHANRKDVPCIFRVTSSQLSSLLCCVSLLVLAENEAEKRKWVRILEGLQSIMAKNSLKSQQVHVLHEAYDASLPIIKSTLSGAVLDRERIALGTEDGLFVVEVTRDVIVRAADSKKVHQMELMPKAGILALLCGRNRTVHLHPWGLLDGSDAAFDVKLSETKGCQALTAGTLRPGGAACLLAGVKRQVMCFEMTASRPHYKRLWEVQAPGTVQWLGMLRQRLCVGYPSGFALLALQGEASPVGLVSPADPSLAFLAQQPLDALHAAEVGADEALLCFSQLGVFVDGRGRRSRAQELMWPATPLACSSNSSHLTVYSEYGVDVFDIQTAEWVQTISLRKIRPLNAEGTLNLLTSEAPRLIYFSNASSEGDLTIPETSEHSRKLMVRTRSKRKFLFKVSEEERLQQRREMLRDPELRSKMISNPTNFNHVAHMGPGDGMQVLMDLPLVGEASAAASSAAAPPSPSPSPSSSYFRHTLISSPSNFEHVYHMTTSSAGVFLLKDSASSSSSQQSLLQPSSSSSSSPSISSVGRGVLSASQEEAAKERPRPLSGISRHQRSKTHMTRTASDFGGGASPAATAQDAEHEAERESASGAEYGVDLSSDASAD